Below is a genomic region from Terriglobia bacterium.
CTTCTCATTACCAATTAGCGTAGGGAAGATTCAGGTGAAAAACGGCGAACTACTTCCGGAAATCATCCTGCTGGAGGAGTAGTGGGAAGTTAGTACGGGGTGAGTTGCTTGACTTTAGTGAACCCTGCGGGCACCTCGAAGATCGCGGGATCGATCGCCTCGTCGGATATTTCCACGATCTCGCGCGAGGTGGTCATCTCAGTGTTATGCTTCTCTCCCGTCTGAAAAACTTGCACTGAGCGCGTAGTCGTCTTCTCCGAAAGAACTAGCCCGTGCAACTCTGGTCCGGAATATCTGAATTCCGGTCGAACTTCCTCAGCCGCCTGCTCGCCGCCAACCCGTAGGATTATTAAGCCACCGGGCCGGTGCGAAACTGGCTCGCAAGTCGTGACGTCTGGAATGTCGAGGTACCAGGCATCTTGGATTGCTTCGCTCGGCTGTTGGCCGAGCTCGGGCGCAGGGATTTGCTTGATTGTTGTTATGTAATGACGCGCCGTATGGCCAAAGGCAGGCTTGGTTTCACCTGTGTCAAGCGTTGCCGTGCCAATTACAAGATTGGGCGGACCTTTACTCCATTTGCGTTGAGTTTCTTGTCTGACCTTTGCTTCATTTTCTGGCGAAGGTAATTGTGTTTCAGTGTATTCGTGCTTATCGGGATTCAGTGCGTAAAGAACGCGAGTATCGCACCGATGAATAACGATCATCTTCATCGGCACGACATTTCGTAGCGGCTCGAATGCTGGAAACTCTGTGCGCCGGTTCGTGCCTTGTGCGTAGGTGATGATTGTGCGTTCTGCAGGCCCAGGCATCCCCGTGACGCCGGTCGTCTGTATTCGCTGCACGATCTTGATTCCAGTTTGCCCATACGTGCAGCTTGCCAGCATGAGTACCGCTACCAGGAGGCGCATACATAAGCTCCTTCCAGTTGAGCCGGCGAAAGCATACACCTCCCGCAAGTAGTTGGCTAAGTCAGCCGCTCAAGAACAATATGTGGTCGCATTTCGCGGAGAACGGAGAACGGAGAACTCGGTACCCGGTATTCGGTACCTGCCTACCAGATCCCCTTATCGCTTCCCGTCATCTTGAAACTGATCGCCGCCGCCGTCGCCAGGTAGGGAAGCAGCGACAGCCGGAAAGTCGCGGGAACGTCGCCGCGCAACGCCGTGTGCGTTACCTGGGCGGTATAGAGCGTCGCGCCTTGCGGCATGATTGGCACGCGGATGAACTTTCCCCGAACGTAAGTCTTCTCGCCGCCAAACGGCGCCTCATCTCTTACCCGCATCGGCAGCGGCAAATCCGTCCCGCGGTACTGCTTTACATAATCGTTCACGATCTTCAGGTACGAGCACACGCCCTTCCAGATGCCGCCCATCTCCGCCGCGCGCTGCAACTCGCCGTAGTTAATCGTGCCCGACTCCACCAGTGCCGCCGTATTCACGATGTCGCACACCCGGAAATAGAAATGCCGATACATTCTCTGTAGCGTCGCGACAATGATCCGCTCTTCCGGAGCCGGCACCGGGAAATTCAGCCCACCAACACTCTTCTCGACCCGCCGGCTCACAAACCGCTGTGCCATTGCCGTGTGCTCGCCCGTCTGTCCCAGCCGCTTGGCATGAACCTCCACGGCTTCCGGCAGCCCCGGGACCGCAAAATTCCACTTATTCGCCAGGCGGTCACCCCAACTCCTGTCTTCAATATGCGCCCCGAACCTCTTCGTCATCACATCGCAGACCCGGGTCTCATCCGCCGTGGTGTACAAATCCAGGTCATTCCCCAAATCTGGCCAATGGTCCAGTGACTTCATTACCGTCGTCGGACAGCCGCCCTCTTCCAGTGCGCTCACAATCTCGTGCAGCTTCCGCACCGCGTTATCGATGCGCGCGTGCTCCCGCTCCATTACTTCTGCCGCCCACTGCGCCAGTTCCGAATTCGTGCTGGCCTCGGTGCTCCACATCTGCGCGTCTTTCGCAGATATGGGTGTTTTGGTCACCCTCTGCAACGGTTCCAGCGCCCGCAGCACCACATGATTCGAATCCGCCATCGAGACAAACGTCTCCCGCTCTGCGGCCGTCAACCCAGCTACGTACCTCACCGCCTCATCAGCCTGCGCAGGATCCAACGTGAGCAACGACAAAGCGTGAATGTATTCGCGTTCTTGAGAAACCATGTAGGAGTGCCTTCCTGAAAATAGTGATCTTCCTGATCAACAGCTTTGGATGAGCCTTTTCGAAGGGGAGTTGGCAGCGAAGGACGCCATCCACAATCCGCAATGCGAAAGCAACCGGCCATTAGTAACTAGCAAAGGCGCAGATTTACACTCTGGCGCACCTCTTCGGAGCTTGGTGACCCAAGAACCCTTGCGGATTGCGACGCCCTTCCTAATTGCTAATTGCTGATGGCTTCTTCTTCTATAATCTGCTTTCATCTAATTTCTCCGAACTGGAGCCCCCTTGGCCTACAACGATCTTCGCGAATGGATCGCCGCCCTCGACCGTGCCGGCGAACTCAAGCGTATCAAGGCAGAAGCCGATCCCAACCTCGAAATCACCGAGATCACGGATCGCGTCTCCAAGTGGCCCAGCCGCGACGGCCGAGGCCCCGGCGGCCCCGCGCTCCTCTTCGAAAACGTTAAAGGACATCCCGGTACCCAGCTTCTCATCAACCAATTCGGCTCCGAGAGCCGCATGGAAATGGCCCTCGAAACGCCCGCGCTCGACGCCATTGCCGAGCGCATCAAGGGCTTCATGGACGTGAAGTCCCCGCAGGGCTTCCTCGACAAAGTGAAGATGCTCCCCATGCTCGCCGAAATGGGCAGCTTCTTCCCCAAGGTCGTCTCCAGCGGCCCCTGCAAAGAAGTCATCAAGAAGGGAAGTGACGTCAACCTCGCCGAATTCCCCGTCCTCACCTGCTGGCCGAAGGACGGCGGCCCCTTCATCACGCTTCCCGAAGTCATTACTCGCGACCCCAACACTGGCAAGCGCAACGTTGGCACCTACCGCATGCAGGTCTACGACCGCAACTCAACCGGCATGCATTGGCAGCGCCACAAAGTCGGCGCCGAGCACTATCGCGAACGCCTCCGCGCCGAAG
It encodes:
- a CDS encoding nucleotidyltransferase family protein translates to MVSQEREYIHALSLLTLDPAQADEAVRYVAGLTAAERETFVSMADSNHVVLRALEPLQRVTKTPISAKDAQMWSTEASTNSELAQWAAEVMEREHARIDNAVRKLHEIVSALEEGGCPTTVMKSLDHWPDLGNDLDLYTTADETRVCDVMTKRFGAHIEDRSWGDRLANKWNFAVPGLPEAVEVHAKRLGQTGEHTAMAQRFVSRRVEKSVGGLNFPVPAPEERIIVATLQRMYRHFYFRVCDIVNTAALVESGTINYGELQRAAEMGGIWKGVCSYLKIVNDYVKQYRGTDLPLPMRVRDEAPFGGEKTYVRGKFIRVPIMPQGATLYTAQVTHTALRGDVPATFRLSLLPYLATAAAISFKMTGSDKGIW